The Desmodus rotundus isolate HL8 chromosome 2, HLdesRot8A.1, whole genome shotgun sequence region aatttttatttatgcttatgtgttataAGTTTAACTCTAGAAAGTTGtaacgatatctgtatgcaaaataatactctggaaTATAATTGGTTTTGTCtctaaatttaaatacataaaaaattgaattaaaaaattaaaatgaaagattttcttttcccctggaagtctgggccaaaaacgtgggtgcgcagtATGTAGGGGAGTgcattacacacggcaaaatatggtgaTTGATGACTCATTGAAATCATATTAGGCAGAAGACATTAAAGGAGTAAAATGCAAGTTTCTTAATTGTTATCCTAACCTTCATGGAAACCCTGAAATTGAGATGACAAATGATGTAGCAGAACAACATATCTACTAGGGGAAAACTCAGCGTCTCTGTGGTAGCActactttcttccttttaatagGAAAATTTGACCAAGAAGCAACATACACAAACAAAACAGTGTTGAACCAATATTATTTCCAAGACTCCTACTGTAAACATGTTACTATCAGTGATAAGCAACgcttcagctttaaaaaaagcaactttCGGCTTTAAAAATGTAGCTAGTTCAATTTACTTTTTgatatttggttttttttaacgAGCCTTGTTTAAGCAAGAAACCAGCTGCTAGATTGAGCTTCTTAAAAAACAGGTAAGATTCATTATAGATATACAATTGCTTAGAAACttactaaaaagtaaaaattgcttCCCACCCCCATTTAACAAGGCTCCAATTCCTAAAAAGCTGACATGATTTTCAGATCCAGCTGTGTAGCCAACTTACTCTCGGAAAGTGATCCTGCTTCCAGGTATTGAATGCATATTAGCCCTTAAAAACTCAAAACCACCTCAAGCAATTAACTGTCTTGGTTTAATCATATTTCAAAGAAGTTCAATCCACTCATATATTTCTcctttaatgaataaacaaatccCCTACCATTTACAATGCACAGAACACTATATAAAAGAATTCCCATAAAATTACATTAGGATCTTTTTCAGCAGTGAGGCAACTGCCGCGTTTCCTTCTGATTTGTACAGCATCTGCCTGAATGCCTGTCCTTCTTTGTGATGATCTAAATTTAGGTAAGTACAAATCACAGCAAAAATGAAAGTTTTCATCTTTAATGAAATGACTTTGGAAATAATGTCTATTTCCATGACACCAATACTACAGTGTTCGGAGTCACAGTAAGGTACACAGAATTACATCCGTAATTAATATGAATGCCAACATTTCAAGCAGTAATTTCTGTTACATGGcaaacaaaatcaagaaagcaACCATCAAACAAAAGAGACCCATAGCTTCAGACAAGGCAAATCCCAGGATAGCATATGAGAACAGCTGCTGCTTCAGCGAAGGGTTTCTAAAAGAGACACAACACATTTAATTGttactttgaaatattatttgaatttcaGTATGTTTGGTAAATGTTAAGGAATCAGATTACTAGTGTGGTGATCTTTGTAAACTGGAAAGTACTGGAAGAATATTTGCCTAGATCTCTTGCTTCAACTTGGACATTCCTTTCTCCTCAATCCTAAttacatggagaaaagggagagagctGTCTCTGCGTGTCAATACAAACAGTCTTCATTCATTTTGGGCGGTTCTGACATTCTTCTTATGCCTGTGAAATTATGTTCTATACCTTTTAAGATCTGATGGTTTAGAAGTAAGgtcttaaataataaaatagaaattgacTTTTAAAGAATGTGCTCTTAATTATATTCCCAATACAGTTTGACAATTAAAGAGTGCAGACTGTGAAGTCAAActgagttaaaatttattttctgacacTTACTAGCTATAATGTTGAGACTTGTCTCTAGCCTTCATAGGTAAACTGGAGTATATCCCCAATGGGTCTTGTGGGGAATTAAGTGAGGTAATGCATGCAAAGCCCTCAAAATATAATGCAAGACACAGAGTAGGCACTTAATATaaagtagctattattattccACTAGTTTTCTAAGTTTCCAACTATTTCAAGCATGCTCTTATTTGGCAATGGAAATTACCTGGCATAACCAATGATAAGGCTGCCAAAGACTGTTCCAATACCAGCACCAGAACCAGCCACTCCTACTGTTGCAGCACCTGCACCAATAAATTTGGCAGCAGTATCAATATCTCTGCTGATTGCACTGGTCTGAAACTCCCTTTGGATTAGCTGAGACACACCATTTTGGGCCCCATTAAGTACTGTAGAGCCCTAGagaacaggaaataaaagaaaggtcAAATCAGTAATCACAGTTAGCTATTTTAATTACCATACTGTCAAAATGATAACTAGTTCTCTATTTTGTAGCTGAGTTTGAATAGGATGTGGCATGGCACAACAGAAAAATCAATGGCTTTAAACAATTCCAACCTTGTAAAATAGGAGTAACAGTATCTACACCCCATAAAGTTGTTGAAAATTGAGGAACAACATGTACATATGCTTTCTAATATAAAAGGCTTTTCAATAACTGCAGCTATTATAATCTTAAATCTAGGCAACTCAAGCCTATATACTTAAATATACATACTGAGTATATTTCTGAGCCAAATCAGATGGGTAAGTTTTGGATACAGTTTATTTTATTGGCTTATCTTCTGTGCATTTCTCTGCATGAAAGGATAGAAAGGATTGTCTTCAAACCATTCTACTAATgagtgttatttttctcttccccttaaTCAAAACCGTAAGACTTATTTAGGAGTGtcatttaatttctattattactattacctCTCCGGTCCTAGCCTCTGGTCGAGATAACACTGATGCAGAAATTGGTCTGTACGCAACTCTGGATCCAGCTCGGATCTATTAATGAAAGAAGGTTCCATGGAACATGTAAGGACACAGATAAGACTTCAATGACCCTTTTTTGACCTGGAGCTCTAAGAAAGCAAGTAGCAAAAATGAATCAAAGTTCATGACTTTTCCTTATTGACACTTATCTTGGCTGTTTGGTCATTTTCAATATATGAAGCCATTTTAATAGCTTTGAAGTTGccaatgaaattttaaagctTCCTTCATAAGGTATTTGTAATATACTGAACAAAACTACTAAGAacaattagtttaaaaaatacatatattgctTGCAAACTTTCAATTGTTGTAGTGCCCCAATTCAGATCGGAAAAAAGGCAATAAACATTGCACACTCTTTGGAAAGTTCAAGTGGAGCAACAAGTGAGTATATTAGGAGTGTCactataaaaactttatttaaaatacccCATTAGTTAATATGCGCTCCCACCATTTCCAAGATATCCCAAAATGTctaataatcaaaattaaaaagcagtttaAGCAAGTCAACATCAGCGTAAGGATAATTGGTGAAATACTCTGACCATAAGGACATATTCCAGTtcagctgctctgcctgcccttgaGTGTCCACTAAAGTAAGGTCACAGAAAATCCTTTTAGAACCAAGATCGAGTTCTTTATGGCAAATTCCTCAGATCTTCCCTTCATCTAAAGCCTCCAAAATGGTTATGGAAATAACATTctagaggcaggaagaaagacTTTCAGCTGTTCCGCCACTTTCCTCCACccacacagggtgaggcaaagtCCCTCCCTCTGCAGCAGCGAGTTTGACCTACAGCGAGACGATGGAGAAAGCTGCTGCGGTGAACTAGGCCTCAGTGGCCCTCTACATCCCTCGGAGCACGCCAACCTTAGCGTGAACCCCAACCCGCCAGCTTGGCCgcgtgggtgggggagggggccgctCCAGGCCGGTAGGCAAGGAGGGCTTGACCTACACGGCTTGGGGCCTGACAGCTAGGCCTCGGCTGCCCTCCATCGCCCTGGGAGACAAGGAGCAGGGTGAGGCGCTCCGGAAttaggaggaaagggaaaaagggaCACAGTGTTAAGGGGTGACGGGACAGCTGTCCCGAGAGAGCGGTCGGTAGACGCTGCCGGGAGGTGGCCCCTTCAACAACGTGGACGCTAGAGGCCATACACGCCGGGCCCACAGTCCACGGCCCGGCCGGGCTACGCACCAGAGCGGGGGTGCAGGCGAGCTTGGCGCAGGCAAACATCTTACACTCCTCGGGGCGGCGCGGCTGGAGGGCTTGGGTGGCAGGCGACGTGGGTTCCTCTCCCGCTTTCTCTCTGCGGAGAAGAGGCTTAAGGTCAAGGGCCATCCGAGGGCCTGTTCTCCCCTCCACGTCCCGCGGACTCCTGTGCACGCTGTCAGCTTGGGCCCCATGCCCAGCGAGGCGCCGACAGAATGAATGGGTCCCCGTCGGCACCACtctgcccaggccaggccctgctccGGCGCCCGCCACTTACCTTTCCCCGCCCGAGctagcggcggcggcggcggcagaggTCGAAGGAGTGGGGCTAGGTGCGCAGGCGCGTTGCAACTCTTATCAGTGCGGTGACACCCGGATGGAGAAGGCGGGGAATCGGATGCAGTAGGGAAAACGCTCAAGGTCACTTTGTAACAACTTTATTGGTAACCAGTTGGGAAGGACACTGACAGCCATCGATGATGGGCTGGTTCCTcgatccccaacctttttggcaccggGAGCCGGTTTTTCCAGGGACTTGCGGGaggcggaggggtggggaggggaaaatggacaGTCAGGAGGTGGAGCTTAGGGGGGCGGGTGGCTCAGGGGGCGGAGCTCAGGCGAGCTTCCGTTGCTCTCTGCCTCCCAACTCTGGCTTTGGACCCAGGAGGGGTGTG contains the following coding sequences:
- the ATP5MC3 gene encoding ATP synthase F(0) complex subunit C3, mitochondrial is translated as MFACAKLACTPALIRAGSRVAYRPISASVLSRPEARTGEGSTVLNGAQNGVSQLIQREFQTSAISRDIDTAAKFIGAGAATVGVAGSGAGIGTVFGSLIIGYARNPSLKQQLFSYAILGFALSEAMGLFCLMVAFLILFAM